Proteins from a genomic interval of Quercus lobata isolate SW786 chromosome 11, ValleyOak3.0 Primary Assembly, whole genome shotgun sequence:
- the LOC115968981 gene encoding tobamovirus multiplication protein 1-like isoform X2, whose product MAKRHLLCFMCILCLGLLHYPGTTIAHSIKSTRIWVDNTKVRSVLFGLYKSVFLIRPKVLHMVLMELPTLLFFSTYTLLVLFWAEIYHQARSLPTNKLRPAYYVINGLIYIIQVCIWIFIRLSRSPVAVETAKLFFSVISFSVALGFLIYGGRLFVMLRHFPIESRGRQKKLYEVGFVTGICCTCFLIRCVMLAFSAFDKDTDFDILDHPILNLIYYLLVEIVPSALVLFILRKLPPRRVSDQYYPIR is encoded by the exons ATGGCAAAGAGGCATTTACTATGCTTTATGTGTATCTTATGCCTTGGTCTCCTTCATTACCCTG GTACAACTATTGCGCATTCAATTAAGAGTACCAGAATATGGGTGGACAACACAAAAG TGAGGTCTGTCCTCTTTGGTCTCTATAAAAGTGTGTTCCTTATTAGACCCAAg GTACTACACATGGTGCTAATGGAACTTCCCACTCTTCTATTCTTTTCAACTTACACATTACTTGTTTTGTTCTGGGCCGAGATTTATCACCAG GCAAGAAGCCTACCGACTAATAAGCTTAGGCCAGCTTATTATGTAATAAATGGACTTATATACATCATACAG GTGTGCATCTGGATATTCATAAGATTAAGCAGAAGTCCTGTTGCAGTGGAAACAGCTAAACTCTTCTTTTCAG TTATTTCATTTTCTGTTGCTCTCGGATTCTTGATATATGGTGGGAG GCTATTTGTCATGCTAAGGCATTTCCCGATTGAGTCTAGAGGTCGTCAGAAAAAGCTATATGAG GTTGGCTTTGTCACAGGAATTTGTTGTACTTGTTTCTTGATAAGATGCGTTATG CTTGCTTTCTCAGCATTTGACAAGGATACAGATTTTGATATTCTGGATCATCCCATCCTGAACCTAATATATTACCTG TTGGTAGAGATTGTTCCATCTGCTTTGGTGCTCTTCATCTTGCGCAAGTTGCCCCCAAGGCGTGTCTCAGATCAGTATTACCCTATCAGATGA
- the LOC115967353 gene encoding calmodulin-binding transcription activator 2 isoform X1 — protein MAERGSYGLPPRLDIKHILTEAQNRWLRPAEICEILRNYQKFQIASEPPNRPISGSLFLFDRKVLRYFRKDGHNWRKKKDGKTVKEAHEKLKVGSVDVLHCYYAHGEENENFQRRSYWMLEQDLMHIVFVHYLEVKGSRTNIGGIKESDEVTSTFQKDSPPSSSFSPNHNRVPCGSTDSPSPASSLTSLYEDVDSEDVFQASSTSRSFLESQPMENGPLRDRTDAGVLNSYFPHPSADDHGLSSIPGANYISHVWTDRSRESDDITSKTIDLASWEEVLEHSTRGFHSTVPSNVSSSSSQPASIGVVLEEENMTLGGLLASGSVVKEEFQNFVPIQSNWQIPLGDNSVNLPIWPTDQSSHLELAYDPGTTLVDSKAHDTIMRNGTEPLSTQPVQQNEQPVRNKHQIELTNTESQSSIKSISKMDMPTEGNINYALTLKKHLIDGEQGLKKVDSFSRWASKELGDVDDLNMQTSSGISWSTVECGNVVDDSSLSPSISQDQFFSIIDFSPKWAYTDSENEVLIIGKFLKSLPEVAKCNWSCMFGEVEVPAEVLAIGVLCCRAPPHSVGRVPFYVTCSNRLACSEVREFDYRVGSIKDIDVAIIYGGATTEMLLHMRLEMLLSLISVSPPSHFVEGVPEKQDLISKVISLKEEEEYYQMAEPISQNDPSQYEVKEHLLKVLMKEKLYSWLLHKVSEDGKGPSVLDDEGQGVLHLAAALGYDWAIKPIVKSGVSINFRDINGWTALHWAAYCGREQTVGFLVSLGASPGALTDPSPEFPLGRTPADLAGVNGHKGISGFLAEHLLTSYLKSLEMNDPNEVRTEVSGQKVSEQTVTPANYGDIPEALSLRDSLTAVSNATLAADRIHLMFRMHSLERRRITEYDDDDVVRLSDEHALSVVAAKTRKAKQSDGVVHAAATQIQKKFRGWKKRKEFLIIRQRIVKIQAHVRGHQVRKKYRTIIWSVGILEKVILRWRRKGIGLRGFRSDARTEDPKPQDVPSKEDDYDFLKDGRKQTEERLQKALTRVKSMVQYPEARAQYSRLRTAVEGFRETKAYNLVLNSSEEAVVADEELIDIDTLLEDVEDDSFMSMAFE, from the exons GTTGGGAGCGTTGATGTGCTACATTGCTATTATGCCCATGGAGAAGAGAATGAAAACTTTCAAAGGCGCAGTTATTGGATGCTTGAACA GGATTTGATGCACATAGTTTTTGTCCACTACTTGGAAGTTAAG GGTAGCAGGACAAATATTGGAGGCATTAAAGAGAGTGATGAGGTTACTTCAACTTTCCAGAAGGATAGCCCCCCGAGTTCTAGCTTTTCCCCAAATCATAATAGAGTGCCTTGTGGAAGTACAGATTCCCCAAGCCCAGCCAGTTCTCTGACATCGTTATACGAAGATGTTGATTCTG AGGATGTTTTCCAAGCAAGCTCGACATCTCGCTCATTTCTCGAGTCGCAGCCAATGGAGAATGGTCCTCTGAGAGACAGGACGGATGCTGGggtgttgaattcatattttccGCATCCCTCTGCAG ATGATCATGGTCTGTCATCAATTCCTGGAGCAAATTATATCTCTCACGTTTGGACAGATAGATCCAGAGAAAGTGATGATATTACTtcaaaaacaattgatttgGCATCCTGGGAAGAGGTCCTGGAACATTCTACAAGAGGATTCCATTCTACTGTACCTTCTAATGTATCATCATCTTCCTCCCAACCTGCCTCTATTGGAGTTGTCCttgaggaagaaaatatgaCTTTAGGTGGGCTTTTAGCAAGTGGGAGTGTTGTCAAAGAggagtttcaaaattttgtgcCAATCCAATCAAATTGGCAG ATTCCTCTTGGAGACAATTCAGTAAACTTACCCATATGGCCTACTGACCAGTCATCACATTTGGAATTGGCATATGATCCGGGCACCACATTAGTTGACTCTAAAGCTCATGATACAATTATGAGAAATGGTACTGAGCCGCTTTCTACCCAACCTGTTCAGCAAAATGAGCAGCCTGTGCGGAACAAGCATCAAATAGAGCTTACAAATACAGAATCTCAGAGTTCAATTAAATCAATTTCCAAAATGGATATGCCTACAGAAGGAAATATTAACTATGCTTTGACTCTGAAAAAGCATTTAATCGATGGTGAACAGGGCTTGAAGAAAGTTGACAGCTTTTCTCGGTGGGCTTCAAAAGAACTCGGAGATGTAGATGATTTGAATATGCAGACCTCATCTGGTATATCCTGGAGCACTGTCGAATGTGGAAATGTAGTTGATGATTCCTCATTGAGCCCCTCTATCTCTCAGGACCAGTTTTTCAGTATTATAGATTTTTCACCGAAGTGGGCATACACAGACTCAGAGAATGAG GTTCTGATTATTGGAAAATTTTTGAAGAGTCTACCTGAGGTAGCAAAATGTAACTGGTCATGTATGTTTGGGGAAGTGGAGGTTCCTGCAGAAGTTTTAGCTATTGGGGTTCTTTGTTGCCGTGCTCCACCTCACAGTGTTGGGCGTGTCCCTTTTTATGTAACATGTTCCAACAGGTTAGCTTGCAGTGAAGTACGAGAATTTGACTATAGAGTTGGCTCTATTAAAGACATAGACGTTGCCATTATCTATGGTGGTGCTACAACTGAAATGCTTCTTCATATGCGACTTGAGATGTTACTGTCTCTTATATCTGTCAGCCCTCCAAGTCATTTTGTTGAAGGTGTTCCAGAGAAACAAGACTTAATCAGTAAGGTTATTTCATTAAAGGAGGAAGAGGAGTATTACCAGATGGCAGAGCCAATCTCACAGAATGATCCATCTCAATATGAAGTGAAGGAGCATCTCCTTAAAGTTCTGATGAAAGAAAAGCTGTACTCATGGCTACTCCATAAAGTATCTGAAGATGGCAAAGGTCCAAGTGTATTAGATGATGAGGGGCAAGGTGTGCTACATTTAGCAGCTGCCCTAGGTTATGATTGGGCCATAAAACCAATTGTAAAATCAGGAGTTAGTATCAATTTCCGGGACATAAATGGTTGGACTGCCCTTCACTGGGCTGCATACTGTGGCAG AGAGCAGACAGTCGGGTTCCTAGTCTCTCTGGGTGCTTCTCCTGGAGCATTGACAGATCCATCTCCAGAATTTCCTTTGGGTAGAACACCCGCAGACCTGGCAGGTGTAAATGGACACAAAGGAATCTCTGGTTTTCTTGCAGAACATCTTTTGACTAGCTACCTCAAATCCCTAGAAATGAATGATCCAAATGAAGTTAGAACAGAAGTTTCTGGACAAAAAGTTTCAGAACAGACCGTAACACCTGCGAATTATGGTGACATACCAGAGGCACTGTCGCTCAGGGATTCACTTACTGCTGTCTCTAATGCCACACTAGCTGCAGATCGTATACATCTAATGTTCAGGATGCATTCATTGGAGAGGAGACGGATCACTGagtatgatgatgatgatgtagtTAGATTGTCTGATGAACATGCTCTTTCAGTTGTAGCTGCCAAGACACGCAAGGCTAAACAAAGTGATGGGGTAGTCCATGCTGCTGCAACACAAATACAGAAGAAGTTTCGTGgttggaagaaaagaaaagaattctTAATAATCCGTCAAAGAATTGTTAAAATCCAG GCCCATGTGAGGGGACACCAGGTGAGGAAGAAATATAGAACAATCATCTGGTCTGTAGGGATTCTGGAGAAGGTTATATTACGCTGGAGACGCAAGGGAATTGGTTTGCGGGGATTCCGATCCGATGCGCGTACTGAGGACCCCAAACCTCAAGATGTTCCATCAAAGGAGGATGATTATGATTTTCTTAAGGATGGTAGGAAACAGACAGAGGAAAGGCTGCAAAAAGCACTCACTAGGGTGAAGTCTATGGTTCAGTATCCTGAGGCTCGGGCTCAATACAGTAGGCTGCGAACTGCTGTTGAAGGGTTTCGAGAAACCaag GCATATAATCTGGTTTTGAATAGTTCGGAAGAAGCAGTTGTTGCTGATGAGGAACTGATTGATATCGATACACTATTGGAAGATGTAGAAGATGACAGTTTTATGTCTATGGCATTTGAGTAA
- the LOC115968981 gene encoding tobamovirus multiplication protein 1-like isoform X1, giving the protein MAWTPLRTKSFVVKDGEIIDNGGGVGLLFNWWDEIEESEQWQRGIYYALCVSYALVSFITLVQLLRIQLRVPEYGWTTQKVFHLMNFIVNGLRSVLFGLYKSVFLIRPKVLHMVLMELPTLLFFSTYTLLVLFWAEIYHQARSLPTNKLRPAYYVINGLIYIIQVCIWIFIRLSRSPVAVETAKLFFSVISFSVALGFLIYGGRLFVMLRHFPIESRGRQKKLYEVGFVTGICCTCFLIRCVMLAFSAFDKDTDFDILDHPILNLIYYLLVEIVPSALVLFILRKLPPRRVSDQYYPIR; this is encoded by the exons ATGGCGTGGACGCCTTTGAGAACAAAGAGTTTTGTGGTTAAAGATGGAGAGATCATTGAcaatggtggtggtgttgggttATTGTTTAATTGGTGGGATGAGATTGAGGAGTCAGAACAATGGCAAAGAGGCATTTACTATGCTTTATGTGTATCTTATGCCTTGGTCTCCTTCATTACCCTG GTACAACTATTGCGCATTCAATTAAGAGTACCAGAATATGGGTGGACAACACAAAAGGTTTTCCACTTGATGAATTTTATTGTGAATGGAT TGAGGTCTGTCCTCTTTGGTCTCTATAAAAGTGTGTTCCTTATTAGACCCAAg GTACTACACATGGTGCTAATGGAACTTCCCACTCTTCTATTCTTTTCAACTTACACATTACTTGTTTTGTTCTGGGCCGAGATTTATCACCAG GCAAGAAGCCTACCGACTAATAAGCTTAGGCCAGCTTATTATGTAATAAATGGACTTATATACATCATACAG GTGTGCATCTGGATATTCATAAGATTAAGCAGAAGTCCTGTTGCAGTGGAAACAGCTAAACTCTTCTTTTCAG TTATTTCATTTTCTGTTGCTCTCGGATTCTTGATATATGGTGGGAG GCTATTTGTCATGCTAAGGCATTTCCCGATTGAGTCTAGAGGTCGTCAGAAAAAGCTATATGAG GTTGGCTTTGTCACAGGAATTTGTTGTACTTGTTTCTTGATAAGATGCGTTATG CTTGCTTTCTCAGCATTTGACAAGGATACAGATTTTGATATTCTGGATCATCCCATCCTGAACCTAATATATTACCTG TTGGTAGAGATTGTTCCATCTGCTTTGGTGCTCTTCATCTTGCGCAAGTTGCCCCCAAGGCGTGTCTCAGATCAGTATTACCCTATCAGATGA
- the LOC115967353 gene encoding calmodulin-binding transcription activator 2 isoform X2: MLEQDLMHIVFVHYLEVKGSRTNIGGIKESDEVTSTFQKDSPPSSSFSPNHNRVPCGSTDSPSPASSLTSLYEDVDSEDVFQASSTSRSFLESQPMENGPLRDRTDAGVLNSYFPHPSADDHGLSSIPGANYISHVWTDRSRESDDITSKTIDLASWEEVLEHSTRGFHSTVPSNVSSSSSQPASIGVVLEEENMTLGGLLASGSVVKEEFQNFVPIQSNWQIPLGDNSVNLPIWPTDQSSHLELAYDPGTTLVDSKAHDTIMRNGTEPLSTQPVQQNEQPVRNKHQIELTNTESQSSIKSISKMDMPTEGNINYALTLKKHLIDGEQGLKKVDSFSRWASKELGDVDDLNMQTSSGISWSTVECGNVVDDSSLSPSISQDQFFSIIDFSPKWAYTDSENEVLIIGKFLKSLPEVAKCNWSCMFGEVEVPAEVLAIGVLCCRAPPHSVGRVPFYVTCSNRLACSEVREFDYRVGSIKDIDVAIIYGGATTEMLLHMRLEMLLSLISVSPPSHFVEGVPEKQDLISKVISLKEEEEYYQMAEPISQNDPSQYEVKEHLLKVLMKEKLYSWLLHKVSEDGKGPSVLDDEGQGVLHLAAALGYDWAIKPIVKSGVSINFRDINGWTALHWAAYCGREQTVGFLVSLGASPGALTDPSPEFPLGRTPADLAGVNGHKGISGFLAEHLLTSYLKSLEMNDPNEVRTEVSGQKVSEQTVTPANYGDIPEALSLRDSLTAVSNATLAADRIHLMFRMHSLERRRITEYDDDDVVRLSDEHALSVVAAKTRKAKQSDGVVHAAATQIQKKFRGWKKRKEFLIIRQRIVKIQAHVRGHQVRKKYRTIIWSVGILEKVILRWRRKGIGLRGFRSDARTEDPKPQDVPSKEDDYDFLKDGRKQTEERLQKALTRVKSMVQYPEARAQYSRLRTAVEGFRETKAYNLVLNSSEEAVVADEELIDIDTLLEDVEDDSFMSMAFE, translated from the exons ATGCTTGAACA GGATTTGATGCACATAGTTTTTGTCCACTACTTGGAAGTTAAG GGTAGCAGGACAAATATTGGAGGCATTAAAGAGAGTGATGAGGTTACTTCAACTTTCCAGAAGGATAGCCCCCCGAGTTCTAGCTTTTCCCCAAATCATAATAGAGTGCCTTGTGGAAGTACAGATTCCCCAAGCCCAGCCAGTTCTCTGACATCGTTATACGAAGATGTTGATTCTG AGGATGTTTTCCAAGCAAGCTCGACATCTCGCTCATTTCTCGAGTCGCAGCCAATGGAGAATGGTCCTCTGAGAGACAGGACGGATGCTGGggtgttgaattcatattttccGCATCCCTCTGCAG ATGATCATGGTCTGTCATCAATTCCTGGAGCAAATTATATCTCTCACGTTTGGACAGATAGATCCAGAGAAAGTGATGATATTACTtcaaaaacaattgatttgGCATCCTGGGAAGAGGTCCTGGAACATTCTACAAGAGGATTCCATTCTACTGTACCTTCTAATGTATCATCATCTTCCTCCCAACCTGCCTCTATTGGAGTTGTCCttgaggaagaaaatatgaCTTTAGGTGGGCTTTTAGCAAGTGGGAGTGTTGTCAAAGAggagtttcaaaattttgtgcCAATCCAATCAAATTGGCAG ATTCCTCTTGGAGACAATTCAGTAAACTTACCCATATGGCCTACTGACCAGTCATCACATTTGGAATTGGCATATGATCCGGGCACCACATTAGTTGACTCTAAAGCTCATGATACAATTATGAGAAATGGTACTGAGCCGCTTTCTACCCAACCTGTTCAGCAAAATGAGCAGCCTGTGCGGAACAAGCATCAAATAGAGCTTACAAATACAGAATCTCAGAGTTCAATTAAATCAATTTCCAAAATGGATATGCCTACAGAAGGAAATATTAACTATGCTTTGACTCTGAAAAAGCATTTAATCGATGGTGAACAGGGCTTGAAGAAAGTTGACAGCTTTTCTCGGTGGGCTTCAAAAGAACTCGGAGATGTAGATGATTTGAATATGCAGACCTCATCTGGTATATCCTGGAGCACTGTCGAATGTGGAAATGTAGTTGATGATTCCTCATTGAGCCCCTCTATCTCTCAGGACCAGTTTTTCAGTATTATAGATTTTTCACCGAAGTGGGCATACACAGACTCAGAGAATGAG GTTCTGATTATTGGAAAATTTTTGAAGAGTCTACCTGAGGTAGCAAAATGTAACTGGTCATGTATGTTTGGGGAAGTGGAGGTTCCTGCAGAAGTTTTAGCTATTGGGGTTCTTTGTTGCCGTGCTCCACCTCACAGTGTTGGGCGTGTCCCTTTTTATGTAACATGTTCCAACAGGTTAGCTTGCAGTGAAGTACGAGAATTTGACTATAGAGTTGGCTCTATTAAAGACATAGACGTTGCCATTATCTATGGTGGTGCTACAACTGAAATGCTTCTTCATATGCGACTTGAGATGTTACTGTCTCTTATATCTGTCAGCCCTCCAAGTCATTTTGTTGAAGGTGTTCCAGAGAAACAAGACTTAATCAGTAAGGTTATTTCATTAAAGGAGGAAGAGGAGTATTACCAGATGGCAGAGCCAATCTCACAGAATGATCCATCTCAATATGAAGTGAAGGAGCATCTCCTTAAAGTTCTGATGAAAGAAAAGCTGTACTCATGGCTACTCCATAAAGTATCTGAAGATGGCAAAGGTCCAAGTGTATTAGATGATGAGGGGCAAGGTGTGCTACATTTAGCAGCTGCCCTAGGTTATGATTGGGCCATAAAACCAATTGTAAAATCAGGAGTTAGTATCAATTTCCGGGACATAAATGGTTGGACTGCCCTTCACTGGGCTGCATACTGTGGCAG AGAGCAGACAGTCGGGTTCCTAGTCTCTCTGGGTGCTTCTCCTGGAGCATTGACAGATCCATCTCCAGAATTTCCTTTGGGTAGAACACCCGCAGACCTGGCAGGTGTAAATGGACACAAAGGAATCTCTGGTTTTCTTGCAGAACATCTTTTGACTAGCTACCTCAAATCCCTAGAAATGAATGATCCAAATGAAGTTAGAACAGAAGTTTCTGGACAAAAAGTTTCAGAACAGACCGTAACACCTGCGAATTATGGTGACATACCAGAGGCACTGTCGCTCAGGGATTCACTTACTGCTGTCTCTAATGCCACACTAGCTGCAGATCGTATACATCTAATGTTCAGGATGCATTCATTGGAGAGGAGACGGATCACTGagtatgatgatgatgatgtagtTAGATTGTCTGATGAACATGCTCTTTCAGTTGTAGCTGCCAAGACACGCAAGGCTAAACAAAGTGATGGGGTAGTCCATGCTGCTGCAACACAAATACAGAAGAAGTTTCGTGgttggaagaaaagaaaagaattctTAATAATCCGTCAAAGAATTGTTAAAATCCAG GCCCATGTGAGGGGACACCAGGTGAGGAAGAAATATAGAACAATCATCTGGTCTGTAGGGATTCTGGAGAAGGTTATATTACGCTGGAGACGCAAGGGAATTGGTTTGCGGGGATTCCGATCCGATGCGCGTACTGAGGACCCCAAACCTCAAGATGTTCCATCAAAGGAGGATGATTATGATTTTCTTAAGGATGGTAGGAAACAGACAGAGGAAAGGCTGCAAAAAGCACTCACTAGGGTGAAGTCTATGGTTCAGTATCCTGAGGCTCGGGCTCAATACAGTAGGCTGCGAACTGCTGTTGAAGGGTTTCGAGAAACCaag GCATATAATCTGGTTTTGAATAGTTCGGAAGAAGCAGTTGTTGCTGATGAGGAACTGATTGATATCGATACACTATTGGAAGATGTAGAAGATGACAGTTTTATGTCTATGGCATTTGAGTAA